The genomic region GCTGATCTTCGCGCTCGTCGTTCTCGCCGTGTTGCCACAGAACCTGATCGTGCTGATTGTCGTGATGGCGATTCTCGATTCCACCCGCGTTTACCGGCTCGGTCGGGCGGTCGCGCTTGATGTCGCCGTCATGGACTTCGTCGAAGCCGCGAAACTGCGTGGCGAAGGCAAGACCTGGATCATCTTCCGCGAGATCCTGCCAAATACGCTGACACCACTGCTTGCCGAATTTGGCTTGCGTTTCGCCTTCTCGATCCTGTTCTTGTCGACGCTTTCTTTCCTCGGTCTCGGCATTCAACCGCCAGCGGCCGATTGGGGCGGCATGGTCAAGGATAACAAGGACGGCATCATCTTCGGAATATCTGCAGCCCTTGTTCCCGGTTCGGCGATCGCGGCCCTTGCCGTCTGCGTCAATCTCGTCGTGGACTGGCTGTTGAAACGTACGTCCAGCCTCAAGGGAGGGCGCGGCGATGCCTGAGCTTCTTTGCGTCCGCAATCTGAAAATCGAAGCGACCAGCTATCCCCCCGGCGAGCCGCCGAAGCGCGTGACGATCGTCGATGACGTGTCCTTCGACCTGAAAAGGGGCAAGGTTCTTGGCCTCATCGGCGAATCCGGCGCGGGCAAATCGACGATCGGGCTTTCTGCCCTGGCCTATGGTCGAGGCGGTGCAGAAATTACAGGCGGCGAGGTTCGTCTCGACGGCCAGAATATTCTTGCACTCAACACGGACGGTATCCGCCGGATCCGCGGAGCGCGTGTCTGCTATGTCGCACAGTCGGCGGCGGCCGCTTTCAATCCCGCACACCGGCTTGGCGATCAGGTGATCGAGGCCGCGGTGAAACATGGGCTCGTGACCAAAGAGGAAGCGAAGGAAAGGGCAATGTACCTGTTTCGGGTGCTTGGCCTGCCGAACCCGCAGACCTTTGGGGATCGCTTTCCCCATCAGGTCTCCGGCGGCCAGCTGCAGCGCGCCATGACGGCCATGGCGCTCTGCCCCAATCCCGAACTCATCGTCTTTGACGAGCCGACGACAGCGCTCGACGTCACGACCCAGATCGATGTCCTTGCCGCTATCAAGCATGCGATCGAAAAGACCCGCACGGCAGCACTCTATATCACCCACGACCTCGCCGTGGTTGCTCAGATTTCCGACGACATCATGGTGCTGCGCCATGGAAAGCAGGTCGAGTATGGCAGCGTGCAGCAGATCATCGAGGCGCCGCGGCAAGAGTATACGCGTGCCCTCGTCAATGTGCGGCAGGCTGTTCGAGAAGAAGCACCCGACCAGTCAGATACGCTCTTGAAGGTCGACCATGTCAGCGCTGAATATTCCAACGGCTTCAAGGTACTGCACGATGTCTCGCTGCATGTTCCAAGGGGCCAGACGCTTGCCGTCGTCGGCGAATCCGGTTCCGGAAAGTCGACGCTTGCGCGCGTCATCACCGGTCTTCTGCCGCCAAGCGAGGGCAAGGTGTATTTCAACGGCAATGCTTTGACGCCGAATGTCAAAAGTCGCTCGCATGACGACCTGAGGCGCATCCAGCTGATCTACCAGATGGCCGACACGGCGATGAACCCGCGCCAGACCGTGCGCGACATCATCGGCCGGCCACTAGCGTTCTATTACGGCCTGCGCGGGGCAGCCAAGACCGCTCGGGTCAAGGAACTGCTCGAGCAGATCGAGATGGGCAGCGGCTTCATCGATCGCTACCCGGCAGAGCTTTCAGGGGGGCAGAAGCAACGTGTCGCCATTGCGCGGGCACTTGCCGCAAAACCGCAACTCATACTCTGTGACGAGCCCACTTCAGCGCTCGATCCGCTGGTCGCAGAAGGCATCTTGAACCTTCTTCTGCGGCTGCAGGAAGATACGCAGCTTTCCTACATCTTCATCACCCACGATATCGCCATCGTGCGGGCGATCGCCGACAGCGTTGCAGTGATGCATCGCGGCAAGCTCGTCCGCTTCGGACCAAAATCCAAGGTGCTCTCCCCGCCATTCGACGACTATACCGATCTCTTGCTCAAATCCGTACCCGAGATGGAAATCGGCTGGCTTGAGCGGGTGCTCACCACACGCAGGATGGAGAGCGCCGGCAACTGAATTCAGGGGGGCGGGTTGTTCTTCTAGGTTCACCATTCCCCCGCATTTGCTGACCAGGACACCATGACCGAACGCGGCTTCACGACCATCGAAAACCATTGGATCGCCCTCAAGGACGGCACGCAGCTTGCCGCGCGCATCTGGATGCCTGACGACGCGGTGGCCGATCCCGTTCCGGCAGTCTTCGAGTTCCTGCCTTACCGCAAGCGCGACGGAACCAGCCTTCGTGATGAATCGACCTATCCCGTCTTCGCCGCTGCGGGGATTGCTGGGGTACGCGTCGACATCAGAGGGTCAGGCGAATCCGACGATGTCATCGACGGCGAATATACTGAGCTCGAACTCGCCAACGCCTGCGAACTGATCGCTTGGATCGCTGCTCAGCCATGGTCGAATGGTTCTGTCGGCATGATGGGTATCTCCTGGGGCGGTTTCAACAGTCTCCAGGTCGCAGCCCTTCGCCCGCCGGCTCTTAAAGCGATCATCTCCATCGCTTCGACGGTCGATCGTTTTAACGATGACATACATTACAAAAACGGATGCCATCTTTCGGCTCAGCTTTCCTGGGCGGCAACCATGCTCGGTTATCAATCGCGCCCGCCGGATCCTGCAATCGTCGGCGACCGCTGGAAGGAAATGTGGCTGCAGCGCCTTAAGCGCGAACCCTTCTTCATGGACGAGTGGCTCAAGCATCAGCGCAAGGATGACTTCTGGCGTCATGGCTCGATCTCGGAAGATTTTTCCCGCGTCGACATTCCCGCACTGGTCATCGCCGGTTGGGCCGATGGCTACCGCAATACGCCGCTGATGGCGGTGGAAGGTCTGGGCGGCAAGGCGAAGGCGCTCATCGGGCCCTGGGTTCACAAATACCCGCATTTCGCCTGGCCAAAGCCACGCGCCGACTTTCACGGGGAGGCAATCGCCTGGTGGAACCGCTGGCTGCGTGGCGACAAAAACGGCGCCGATGCGCTGCCGCAGGTGCGCGCCTATATCCTCGACGCCATCCGGCCGGCGCCGCGCCGCGATTTCGACCCTGGCTTCTGGATCGCCAAGGATGTCTGGGAGCCGCCAAAGATGCAGTGTTTTTATGTCGAGCAGTTCGGCCGGCTGACTGAGGGGATGCCGATCCCCCAGGCGCCGGAGCATCGCCTCCATCTCCGTTCACCGCTCGATACCGGCACTGCGTCAGGCGAATATTTCACGCTGAAGCCGGATGCGGAGATGGCTCTCGACCAGCGCGGCGACGATGCGGGGTCACTCGTTTTCGAGACCGTGCCGATTGCCGAAGACCATGACTATCTCGGCCGGCCGGAAGTTACTCTGTCTCTTCGCTCAGAGGCGGCGACCGCCAATCTTTGCGTGCGTCTGGTCGATGTTCATCCCGATGGGACAGCGACACGCATCTCGTTCGGCGTGCTCAACCTTGCTCATCGTGACGGCAATGCCGAGCCGGAACCGCTGAAGACGGGAGAACCGACCACGGTGCGCGTCGTCCTTGATGCCTTGGGCTATCGCGTCGGCCGCGGTCACCGCATCCGCCTTTCACTCTCGACTGCCTATTGGCCGCTGATACTGCCGCCTCCGGAAGACGCTGGCGTGAGCATCGATACAGCTTCGATCGGCCTTGCGCTTCCCAAACTCGGCGACCATCAACAGATCGAGATGAAGGCGCCTGAGGATCCTGATCCACTGCCGAAGTATATCGAGCACGCTCCTGCTGCCACGAAAAGACAGGTCGTCCGTGATCTGTCCGGCAATTTTACCCATTATCAGATCCATGAGGACACCGGTCTTTTCGAGCATCCCGAGACTGGGCTTTCGACACGGCAGCTGAGGCAAGAAGTCTGGTCGATCGCGCCCGACGATCCTCTCTCGATGACCGGCACTTCCACATGGACATGCGACATGCAGCGCCCCGGCTGGTCGATCCGCACCGTGTCGACGGCCAGGATCTCCTGCACTAAGACGAGTTGGATGATCAGCGCCGTTGTCACGGCCTATGAAGGCGAGGCTCAGGTCTTCGAAAAGATCTTCGCAGAAAAGCAGATCCCGCGGGACCTGATGTAATGTCATGCTGCAGCAAAGCGGCTGGCGGCCTCGCACACTGCCCGAAAGCCGATGCGGGCTCCATCGCTCATATGACGCGCTCTTAGCCAGGCGTGTACCAATTGCGGCTCTTCGCGGAACCAGACCTCCACACCGGCCATTGCAAGCTTGGCCGCGTAGTGGCGGCCATCGTCGCGCAGCGGATCGAAATGAGCGACGGTGATGAAGGCGGGCGGCAGCTCCGCAAATGAGGCGGCGGCAAGGGGTTCGGCGACGGGATCGCCTGGCGGAGCCTTCAGGCTTGCGCGGTAATAGGCGACGTCCGACGTTCTCAGCCCCGGTGCATTTTCCATTTCAATGAAGGAACCGGATACAAGGTCTCCACCAAGCGTCGGATAGATCAGCACCTGGCCGGCAATGCCGAGCAATCGCTGCTGCTGCGCCCTGATCGCCAATCCAGCGGCGAGATTGCCGCCAGCACTGTCGCCGATCAGCACGACCTGCCTGTCTGAGACGAGCAGGTGTTTCAACACCTCGAAACAATCATCCGTTTGCGCCGGCCATCGATATTCGGGCGCAAGGCGATAATCGACCGAAATTAGCTCGGCACCGGCAAAATCGGCAATCTCTGCGCAGATCGCATGATGGCTCTCAAGCGATCCCACCACAAAGCCGCCGCCATGCAGATAAAGCAGGACGGTCTCTGTCCTGATCGCCTTCGGCCGATAATGCCGTATCGCAATCCGGTCGAGAACGCGGGCATCCTCAGTCGTCAGGCCCTCCGGCAGGGGCTGGTCGAAACCCACACAAAGAGCATCGTACCATTGCCTTTGCTGGGAAATGGGAGCAGCCACCGCATCAGCGGGATAGAAGCTGTCACAGATTGCAAGGAACTGCGTAATCCCTTTCTCTGTCGGCATCGGTTGATGCACGGGCGTACCTCTTCTTGGTCGACGTTGCGTTCGTTTTTTTGCACTCGCGAAATACGCCTGATCGGCTTTGTGCTGGAATTCCTAAACCTGCTGGATCAGTGTGCGCCCGATGAATTTCGGCGGCTCGTCGCGCAAAACGAGGGACGTTGTGACCGCTCCGAACCGCGCGATCGAATCCACAATCGTTGCGAGGTCTCCCGGTGACGGGACCAGAACCTTCAAGAAAAAGCAGTCCTCTCCCGTCAGCCGCAGCACTTCTATAATATGTGGCATTTCGGAAAATTGCTTCAAACATGCGCGGATGTGCTCGTGCGTCGTACGAAGGCGTACGACCGCCATCATTCCCAATCCTAGCCGGGCGGCATCGATACGTGCTCCGTACCCAGCGATGATGCCACGTTCTTCCAGCCGCTTTACCCTCTCCGACGTCGCCGGTTGAGACAATCCAATCTTGCGCCCAAGTTCCGAAATCGCAATCCGTCCGTCCTCCTGCAATGCTTCAATGATGGCGATATCGGTCGGATCGAGCAGGAAGCGTCCGTTTTGGGCAGGTGGCATGCTTTGACCGTTAGTTCATCGGAAATCGGATGTGTTTTCCGATGATTGCCTATTCCAGAGACAGATGGAAGACGCCATCTTCCCGACGTGAAAGGAGAAATCATGGCCGACATCATCATTCTGCCCGGTATTGGAGGATCAGGGGAGACACATTGGCAAACGCATTGGGAGCGGACAAATCCCCGAGCGATCCGTTTTCAACCGAGGAGCTGGGATAGGCCGGATTTACCGGACTGGGCCGCGGCGCTGGAGCGAACCGTCGCCGCCACGAAAAATGCGCCGCTGCTGGTGGCGCACAGCCTGGCGTGCCTTCTGGTCGTCCATTGGCAGCGCGTTTCTTCTCTTCCCGTAGCAGGCGCCTTCCTTGTGGCGGTTCCCGATCCGCAGTCCGATGCCTTTCCAGCGGAGGCTGCCGATTTCACCAACCCACCGGAAGGCAGGCTCCGTTTCCCCTCTCTCGTCATTGCAAGTTCCGACGATCCTTATGGCAAGATTGAACATGCCCGCATGCGGGCGGCCGAATGGGGCAGCCACATTGTCGAGGTCGGAGCACTCGGCCATATCAACGGCCGCAGTGGGCTTGAGGACTGGCCGAATGGGCAAGCCTTGTTCCAGGCATTTGCCGAAAGCATTCCCAAGAGAGCATGAGCAAGCGACTGCTGCCGATTGGCGGCTCGAGCGAAACTTCATCCGCAAGGCCTCGCAGACCATAGTGATGGAGCCACGTGAGTGAACTACTTCGTGTAGAGGGCCCGCGAGCGTTCGAGATGCTTCAGAACCGCTGCCTCGGCACCATCGGCGTCGTTTGCGGCAAGCCGCTCAAGAATTTCCTCGTGCTCGACCAGTGTAAGCTTTTCCTTGCCGGTCCAGATGAGCATTTCGGTGTGATATTCCTTCAGCCATGCGAGCATTGCCTCACTCACTGCGACGAATATCGGATTGCCGGAAATCTGAGCGATGCGCGTATGAAAATGCATATCCGCGGCAATGAACTCTTCTGCGTGTCCCAACGCGCGGCGCTGGCGGTCGATAATGTCGCGAAGCGCGTCGACGTCGCTCTGCTTGGTACGTTGAGCGGCCTCCCGCGCCATGCCCCGTTCGAAGAAAATTCGGGCGCTCTTCAGATGCTCCAGAGAATCGGCCGACTGGGACAGCATGATCTTCGCTGTCAAATCGACCTGACGGAAGATTGATTGCGCCGTCAGTTGCAGTACCTTGGCTCGTTCACCATGGGAAATGTTCACGAGCCCCTTATTGGCAAGTGACTGCATCGCTTCGCGGATTGCAGGACGACCAACGCCAAAGCGCTCCATGAGAACGCGTTCGGACGGCATTTCATCCCCAGGCTGTAGTTCGCCTGACGTAATCATCCGCTCGAGTCGATCAAACACTTCGTCGGACAGTTTCCGGCGGACGATTTGTTCGATGGGATGTGTCATAAGATCTCGCTGGCTCAAAATGTCTCCTCCTACCATCTTCCATGCCGAGAACAAAGCTCAGCCCGAAATTCGCGTATTGAAAGATTCCACTTTTCATCGATTGGAATACTGATTATACCAGATCATAAGTTGACGCCATGCCAAACTTTCGTGGCGACAGGAGCAAACCGCCCGCCATGATGATTACGCTCACCTACCGCATCGAGACGCCTGGGAGCGTCGAATCAATGGCGGACAAGATCGCAAGCGACCAGTCGACCGGAACCTTCGTGCCCGTTCCGGGTGAAACCGAGGAGCTGAAATCGCGTGTCGCCGCCCGAGTTCTGGCGATCCGCCGCCTCGGCGATGCAGGCCGCCCAACATGGCCGGAGGTTGGGCCCGGCACTCTGCTCCACCGCGCCGAGGTCGACATCGCCTTTCCGCTGGACGCGATCGGCACAGATCTTTCGGCGCTGATGACCATCGCGATTAGCGGCGTCTATTCCATCAAGGGCATGACCGGCATTCGCATCGTCGACATGAAACTGCCGGACGCCTTCAGGGGTGCCCATCCTGGACCGCAGTTCGGCATTCCCGGAAGTCGCCGCCTGACCGGGGTAGAGGCCCGTCCGATCATCGGAACGATCGTCAAGCCGGCCCTTGGCCTGCGGCCGCTGGAAACGGCGGAGCTTGTCGGCGAACTCATCAAATCCGGCGTCGACTTCATCAAGGATGACGAGAAGCTGATGAGCCCGGCCTATTCGCCACTCAAGGAGCGTGTCGCGGCGATCATGCCGCGTATTCTGGACCATGAACAGAAGACCGGCAAGAAGGTCATGTATGCGTTCGGCATCTCGCATGCCGACCCCGACGAAATGATGCGCAACCACGACATCGTCGCCAAGGCCGGCGGCAACTGCGCCGTCGTCAACATCAACTCGATCGGCTTCGGCGGCATGAGTTTTCTTCGAAAGCGTTCCAATCTGGTGCTGCATGCGCATCGCAACGGTTGGGACGTCCTGACGCGCGACCCGGGCGCCGGCATGGACTTCAAGGTCTACCAGCAGTTTTGGCGACTGCTCGGCGTCGACCAGTTCCAGATCAACGGCATCCGGGTAAAATACTGGGAACCGGACGAAAGCTTCATCGCATCGTTCAAGGCCGTCACCACGCCCCTCTTCGACGCCTCCGACTGCCCGCTTCCGGTTGCTGGATCCGGTCAGTGGGGAGGACAGGCGCCGGAGACCTACCAACGAACCGGCCGTACCACCGACCTTCTCTACCTTTGCGGCGGCGGCATCGTCAGTCATCCCGGCGGACCGGCAGCCGGCGTTCGGGCGGTACAGCAGGCCTGGCAGGCCGCAGTCGCCGACATACCATTGGAGGCCTACGCAAAAGATCATCCCGAGCTTGCGGCTTCCATTGCAAAGTTCAGCGACGGAAAAGGCGCCTGATCGCGATGGACAAGCTTCTCATCAGCTACTACGGCGATGACTTTACCGGCTCCACCGATGTCATGGAGGCCTTGGCGTCGAACGGCATAGCGACTGCGCTCTTTCTCGACATCCCTACGGCCGATATTCTCGCCCGCTTCAAGGGTTGCCAGGCGATCGGTATTGCGGGAACAAGTCGCAGCGAGACAACCGCATGGATGCAACAGCACCTGACGCCCGCTTTCGAATGGCTGAAGTCGCTGGGCGCCGAGATATGCCACTACAAGGTCTGCTCGACCTTCGATTCCAGTGCTGAGATCGGCAGCATCGGCAAGGCGATCGAAATCGGCCGGACGACCTTCGCTCAGCCCATTGTGCCTGTCATCGTTGGTGCGCCGCAATTGAAGCGTTATACCGCCTTCGGCAACCTTTTTGCCGCCTACCAGGGCCATATCTATCGCATCGACCGGCACCCGGTGATGCGCTGTCATCCGGTAACTCCGATGGATGAGGCCGACCTTGCCGCCCACCTGGCAAAGCAGACCCGCCTTCCCGTTGCCGTCGCCGATCTTGTTGCACTCACATCGGCAAACGCCGACGCGCGTATTGACGAACTCGCGTCGAATTCAGAAGGGATTGTGCTCATCGATGTCGAATCCGAGGCGACGCAGGTGGCTGCAGGTAAACAGCTACTCCGTCTGACCAGCAAATCCTCAAGTTTCGTTGCCGGCTCGTCGGGGGTCGAATACGCGCTTCTCAGTGCCTGGCGGCAAAACGGCGTTATCGGCCAAGGCAGCATCGAGTTTGCCGATGTGGGCCCGGTCGACCGCCTCGCCGTCGTCTCCGGCAGCGTATCTCCGACGACCGAGCGTCAAATCCGAAATGCGGTCCATGACGGCTTTGAAACCATTGCAATCGACCCTCTTGCACTGGTGTCGGAGGATAGCGAACGCTGTGCGGATGAGGCGGTACAGTCCGGCACCCGAAAGCTGAAGCAGGGAAAGAGCGTCATTTTCTATACCGCCCTTGGCCCGTCGGCAGACGTTGGCGTCCACATCGACATGGTCGCGGGCGCTCGTCACAAGCTCGGAAATGTGCTCGGCTCGGTCTTGCGCCGTTTGATCGAGAGCGAAGGGCTTTCACGTGCCGTCATTGCCGGTGGCGATACCTCCAGTCATGCACTCAGGCAGTTGAAGATCGATGCTCTGACGACGCTACTTCCGCTTCCCCACACACCGGGTTCTCCGCTTTGCCTCGCGCATGGCAGCTATGGGCCGACGAATGGCCTGCAGATCGCTCTTAAGGGCGGCCAGGTTGGATCCGACGGCTATTTCGCGCAGATCCGCGATGGAAGGAAGAACTGAGATAAGCTTCCGGGTCCGCACCAGCTTCAAGATGAACAAGATCGTAGACGAAGCGCTCGCCTTCGCGAACCGCCTTGCCGATGCGGACCGTGAACTTGTATTCGCATCCGGCGCGTGGTCGGGCGAAGTCTTGCCAATGATGTGGAAGGAGTTCCAGCGCGAGCATTTTGGTGGGGCGGATAAAACGTCGGGCTTCGATACTTCTGGCCGTCCTTAGGCTGAAGGACCGCCAATTAATCGGCTCGACGAAGAAAACCACGCATCGTGATACTTTATTGATGATATGGTGATTGACTCATTATACCAGTATATGGTCCTATCGGACTGAGAAGAAGGTGAGGGAAACATGACTAGAATTGCCCTATTCGGCGCAGGCGGAAAAATGGGATATCGGCTTGCCAAGAACCTCAAGGGTTCACGTTTCGATGTGCGCCATGTTGAGGTTAGCGACGCCGGCAAAGTCCGACTGAAGAATGACCTCAACCTCGAATGCATGCCGGTTGATGCCGCCCTTGATGGCGCGCAAGTGGTCATCCTTGCCGTGCCGGACTCGGCGATCGGAAAAGTCGCGGCAGGCATCGTCGACAAGCTCAAGCCCGGAACCATGGTCATGGCCCTGGACGCTGCGGCTCCCTTTGCCGGTCATCTGCCAAAGCGCGACGATCTCACCTATTTTGTTACCCATCCCTGCCATCCGCCAATATTCAATGACGAGACGGAGATGCAGGCGAAGAAGGACCATTTCGGGGGGTTATTCGCCAAGCAGCACATTGTTTCGGCGCTGATGCAAGGACCAGAAAGCGCATACGCGCTCGGCGAGGAGATCGCCAAGGTCATCTGGGCGCCCGTCATGCGCTCGCACCGGGTTACAGTCGACCAACTTGCAATGCTCGAACCTGGCTTGTCCGAAACCGTCTGCGCATCGCTCCTCGTCGTCATGCGACAGGCCATGGACGAATGCGTCGCGCGCGGCGTGCCCGAAGAAGCTGCCCGCGACTTCCTGCTCGGCCATATGAACGTGCTTGGCGCGGTCATCTTCAAGGAAGTTGACGGCGTGTTTTCAGATGCCTGCAACAAGGCGATCGAGTTCGGCATTCCTGCGCTGATGCGCGAAGATTGGAAGAAGGTTTTCGAACCACAGGAGATCGCCGAAAGCATCCGGCGTATCACCTGATACTGGCCTGGGGAGGCAACGCCTCCCCTCAACCGCCCCAAGGGAGACGGGGCGCGCTATTCACATTCACACCCGGGAGGAGAAAATGAGACTGACACGTAAATTGACAATTGCGGCCTTCGCCGGCGCAATGGCGCTCGCAACGGCCATTCCGGCATATTCGGCCGACCTTATCGCCATCATCACGCCGGCCCATGATAATCCCTTCTTCAAGGCCGAAGCCGTCGGTGCTGAGGCCAAGGCAAAGGAACTTGGCTACGAAGCCCTCGTCATGACGCATGACGATGACGCCAACAAGCAGTCCGAAATGATCGACACCGCAATCGGAAGGGGTGCCAAGGCCATCATCCTCGATAATGCCGGTGCAGACGCCTCTGTCGCGGCCGTCAAGAAGGCCAAGGATGCGGGCATCCCCTCTTTCCTGATTGACCGCGAAATCAATGCGACGGGCGTCGCCGTTGCCCAGATCGTTTCCAACAACTACCAGGGTGCCCAGCTTGGTGCGCAGGAGTTCGTCAAGTTGATGGGTGAAAAGGGAAATTATGTCGAGCTGGTGGGCAAGGAGTCCGACACCAATGCCGGCATCCGCTCCCAGGGATACCATGACGTTATCGACGACTATCCGGACCTGAAACTTGTCGCCAAGCAGTCGGCGAACTGGAGCCAGACGGAAGCCTATTCGAAGATGGAGACAATCCTCCAGGCCAATCCCGACATCAACGGCGTGATTTCGGGCAACGACACGATGGCCATGGGGGCGATCGCAGCCCTCCAGGCTGCCGGTCGCAAGGACGTGATCGTCGTCGGCTTTGACGGTTCCAACGATGTCCGCGACTCCATCAAATCCGGCGGCATCAAGGCGACCGTCCTGCAGCCGGCCTATGCCCAGGCGCAATTGGCCGTCGAACAGGCAGACGCCTACATCAAGAACAGGACGACACCCAAAGAAGAAAAGCAGCTCATGGACTGCGTTCTCGTTAACGCAGACAATGCTGACAAGCTCGAGACCTTCGCGCTCACGAACTAACCGCACCGAGTCTTGCAGAGGGCGCAGCACTGCGCCCTCTGCAGTGCATATTGTATGTCGAGGTTCATTGCATGTTGAGAATGAAGGGCGCTCTGCTCGCTGCAGTCGTGGCGGCGGCCTTGCCCGGTTGCAAGATCATCAAGACACCGACCGCAGAGGAAAAGGCGGCGGCAGCGGCCAAGACCGCCTTCGATCCGAATGCAAGGGTCGAGGCGATCTGGCAGCCCCAGGTCGTACCCTATTTCGAGAAGCGCGCAGGCGAACTGAAAGAAGTCTTGCAGCTGGCCACCTCCAGCCCAGACCAGGCGGGAGGGAGGTATGGCAACCCGCGCAAGCAGAGCAGCTCGCCGTGGACCTATGCGGTGAAATTCACCGGCAAGGTCATTGCGGCCGACACGGCATCGCGTGCAGCAACGCTCGATGTCGACGCCGATGGCGACGGAAAAGCCGATGCAAAGGTCCAGATCGGGCCGGCTCTGCGCGGCACGGCGTTGCGCGACACCCTCGACTTCGTCAATTTCAACGAATTCAAGAACCAGATCGAGTGGGCGCAGTTTG from Rhizobium gallicum bv. gallicum R602sp harbors:
- a CDS encoding four-carbon acid sugar kinase family protein, which codes for MDKLLISYYGDDFTGSTDVMEALASNGIATALFLDIPTADILARFKGCQAIGIAGTSRSETTAWMQQHLTPAFEWLKSLGAEICHYKVCSTFDSSAEIGSIGKAIEIGRTTFAQPIVPVIVGAPQLKRYTAFGNLFAAYQGHIYRIDRHPVMRCHPVTPMDEADLAAHLAKQTRLPVAVADLVALTSANADARIDELASNSEGIVLIDVESEATQVAAGKQLLRLTSKSSSFVAGSSGVEYALLSAWRQNGVIGQGSIEFADVGPVDRLAVVSGSVSPTTERQIRNAVHDGFETIAIDPLALVSEDSERCADEAVQSGTRKLKQGKSVIFYTALGPSADVGVHIDMVAGARHKLGNVLGSVLRRLIESEGLSRAVIAGGDTSSHALRQLKIDALTTLLPLPHTPGSPLCLAHGSYGPTNGLQIALKGGQVGSDGYFAQIRDGRKN
- a CDS encoding phosphogluconate dehydrogenase C-terminal domain-containing protein: MTRIALFGAGGKMGYRLAKNLKGSRFDVRHVEVSDAGKVRLKNDLNLECMPVDAALDGAQVVILAVPDSAIGKVAAGIVDKLKPGTMVMALDAAAPFAGHLPKRDDLTYFVTHPCHPPIFNDETEMQAKKDHFGGLFAKQHIVSALMQGPESAYALGEEIAKVIWAPVMRSHRVTVDQLAMLEPGLSETVCASLLVVMRQAMDECVARGVPEEAARDFLLGHMNVLGAVIFKEVDGVFSDACNKAIEFGIPALMREDWKKVFEPQEIAESIRRIT
- a CDS encoding D-ribose ABC transporter substrate-binding protein — encoded protein: MRLTRKLTIAAFAGAMALATAIPAYSADLIAIITPAHDNPFFKAEAVGAEAKAKELGYEALVMTHDDDANKQSEMIDTAIGRGAKAIILDNAGADASVAAVKKAKDAGIPSFLIDREINATGVAVAQIVSNNYQGAQLGAQEFVKLMGEKGNYVELVGKESDTNAGIRSQGYHDVIDDYPDLKLVAKQSANWSQTEAYSKMETILQANPDINGVISGNDTMAMGAIAALQAAGRKDVIVVGFDGSNDVRDSIKSGGIKATVLQPAYAQAQLAVEQADAYIKNRTTPKEEKQLMDCVLVNADNADKLETFALTN
- a CDS encoding DUF2291 family protein, giving the protein MLRMKGALLAAVVAAALPGCKIIKTPTAEEKAAAAAKTAFDPNARVEAIWQPQVVPYFEKRAGELKEVLQLATSSPDQAGGRYGNPRKQSSSPWTYAVKFTGKVIAADTASRAATLDVDADGDGKADAKVQIGPALRGTALRDTLDFVNFNEFKNQIEWAQFGKAFNEKANTAFLSAIPRDGLAGKTVTVIGAFPLPNSGQLPLVTPCQLTVAS